ATTGttttagatatatatatatatatatatatatatatattttagaaacagaatgtgaaaaaaacaggaaaaaacacaTGTACTACAACAAACATTCATGTTTGTAAATTATTGCTACTGTATCATCAATATCACAGCTTTATTGCTGTATACATATAGcgcaaacatgaaacataaacaGATTCATGCCTCTATGGCATTTCCTATTAAACCATTTCACATAATTGGATAAATAACTTATTTCActgaaaagcatttaataaTTCACGTGACAATGTCACTTGAAATATTTGTTGCCCCTGCCACAGAATTAATCAATATTACTTAAATTAACCTTCAATTTCCATATTTTCACTGATGACAGCTGTAACTGCTTTAAAAGTCATATCCTGGTTAAAAGGACCCTGCACGAGGAAATAATTACGAATACGCAGCATATAAATATGACAGTGTGACTGTACGTTCACCGCATGCTGCTCTAATTGTGTACCAATGAGCTATCGCCTAATCAACGAAGCCAAACCGAATCAGCAGACGAATTTTAAAGGGCATTTAGACCCCAATTTCATTGGAGGCTTAATGATGCCAATCGATGGGGGCTGTATATCTGAAGGACAAACACATGTTTTCACTCTTCTTTTGCCTAATGGCTGTGTTTCCTCAATCACTCTCTTTAATCAAGTGAGACAGAACTTGGCTGTAGTACAGATCTGGAATCAGCAGCCTTGAATCAAATCTGAATCGCACCCATTAAACCTGCGCCGCAAAACTCGGTCTCGGATCAACGCAAGAAAGAATTTCTTTGACACCTGCAAAACCTCATCGAACTTCACCTCATCCACCCACACAATCCTTTCTGTACCGCTAGCCAGCATGACGTTCTCGTTCCCCTTGACTGCCTCCCCCAAATGACCTGCAATCTGTACACAATCCTCTCGAAGACCCTCAGAGGAGCTTCTCAAAGCGGCGTGTCTCCATCCGTGGATGCAAACGAAGGTAGTTTTCAATCATGTAATCAATTTGAGACATGGTGGGCGTTTGGCAGGTAATTTGAACACTGGATGTAGGCAAATTCCTTGAAGGGTATCGGCTTGCATTCTTCTCATGTAATATCGTTGTTTCATCCACCCGGGCTCGTACGCGCAGAACACAGGGTCTAGATGCTTGACAGTGACATTCTATGGccaggtttcacagacaaggcttagcttacCCCAGGACTATGCCTAAGTTAAATAAGCATATTGAAGTcacttataaaaaatgaataaatgaataaaaaagaatatcaacgactacttctctagccccgcccaatGGTTCGCGCATTACAATTCTGAAGTACCAGaagtggcgcggaaccagatagagtgAGCAAGCAATAagcaaacatgccgttaaatataactaaatattGGGCCATTCCCGGTTGTGGAAGAAAaaagtcgctgcataaccttccttcggattccgatattagaAATGCGGGgttaaagattattttaaaagacattccagcacatgtgggaaaaacatggagtgtttgtttgtttaatttctcaGAGGAATTCATCATGAACAAGGCACAGATcaacactggatttgtggagagactaaaattaaaaagcagtgctgcgccttcaatattggatccgataggaatgccGCATTCTTATGCgagtaaacatttttgtactgtgcgtcactattgctttaaTAGAGTGctctgagcactattcgcacgagattagtattacctggggacatCTAGTCATtagtattaattgcagaggttgtctgtgatcttaagcgcGTGCGAATCaggatctctgtgatttggcaggctcatatatcatttttcaaagttttatccaccgtttgcgaataatggagactgttttgaagtgttttggtattatttcaggtgctgggtgatatccatacaTTACCGTGAGTCTCCCGTTTGtgtatttatcatggaaactcatGGTAACATTTGAGATccgcgatcgcggtgatctATTGTCCGGTTCGCAATCacaggtctcaaatgctgacaagtacggtcatatatcattaaacgcaatacaagtatagTCTATACAAACTACAcccaaagccttgccatcatgTCCGGCAAATAAGTCAGTAagtttgagtaaaatcatcccttgcaaatgcatcacatgaaatactgatgtggggaggtaatttataaatcacaggaggtctccagataatactaatgccgtgcgaaaactgtgaatggtgctaatgtgtaacctaacgttacatctcaaaccaaattcacaggtggctccaactacgcaaactgctatccaatcaaagcggtgggcatttacttataaagtctttaatgcggcacgcccattaaaactgaGCGTTTGTAGAGCTTGCCTCAAAACCTGTGTAGAAAGTAGCCTATTACTccttgatttttatgtttttgaatgtaaaaatcatgcGAACATCATAAGTAGatctcatacaacagtataaaacaataaactagcccagttcatcacacctttaagaCTTGTCTATTAAATCGGGCTTATATTTGTTATCATAATGGAACAGAAATTAAACTATGCTGGACCTTTCTCCATCATCATAAACTCCATCGTGGCAGGCAGTAGAAAATCATTCTGGCATGCTGGATTTTTTTGCGTGAACTTTGGCTCTGTTTGATAGGAATGTTGTGTCCAGGACCAACGTTGTCTCAGCCTCAGACATCACGCTCATGGACctaaacgtctgatgcataagacacacttttctggaaacacttcagcacgcTGAAGTCgtcttctgattggttgaatttcacaggatttccagGAGACGTGCGTGTCATGTTCTGTAACggtccgcctggaaacaacacaaagccgtCTGATCTAGGGGTAAGCTGTCGTTTTTACAACGGTTGCCATGAGAATTCATCACAATCAACTAAACGCTTAAATCATATAAGTTTGCCAGGTTCACGGCATAATGGTTGGTTGCATGgttgttgctgttaactttaGAAACATTTGTGAATGTACATCGGTCTGTTACTGCGGGACATTTCCTCTAAACATGCCTCTTAAAATGACGCCTCACAAAACGAAAcctgattggttgctttacctgtcagtcacaTGGCCACATGGCCAAAGAAAGCAGCGAATGCTTCCAGACCTTCAAAATGAAGGTCTGGCCACGCGAGCCTAGGTCCAACAAAACATGTTGATCCAGGAACATTTTGAGTTCTCCCTGGATAAATCACATGGCCCTTGCAACAACTTCTAAAGCCCACTCTGAATTATTACCTGATCAGACATATCATTGCACACTGCAGGTTTAAAAATCCACATAAAAATCTTTCACATGGTTGAAATAAATACTACTGGTCATAgtcacacataaaaaaaacaatttaacataAAACTACTCTGGATAGAGTCAATTCTATTATTCCTCAATAGTTCCTATGGATGACGAAATGTGAAAATGGATGTGTCTGCTGTCTTGTTTTTGCGAACATGCCGCAATTAAAGGTTCCGATTATGCTGGAATCATAAAGACGGAATGTAATGAAAAGATAAATCATATGGAGTAAGTGGGAGGgatattacatttttcatcatgggcacattcaacaacacagCCCTTATTCTCATAGCTCACGAAGAGAAAATACATAATCTGCTGAACAACCACAATTTCTACCAAATAAACCAACATGAAAATGCAAGGTTCTAAATTAACTGTTAAATGCTTTTCATGTGGTTTTATTTATAGCGCTTACATTTACATAGTTTAAGCTTTTCTCCTGTCAGTAAAATAACTGCAAATGAGATTATCCATAATTAAACTACCAGCCATTACATGTTTGGTCAAAACACTTATTCCACTGTTAGCAGTTTAGCTCATGTTTACACTGGACACATTCGATTTTTATCCGATCTTTGAAATTTAAtataaactgtaattttgatGAAATCTGATCAgacagtaaatataaaatgtacatcaGATGCCTAACCCACAATGCAATCCCATCAAACGCCAAACTACAACTGAGTGCGGGTATTGTAAATGTGATACCCATATTGTATATCTTATGCTACATTGTCTGGAACTGCAATGTCTGAAGTTTTTCTGTGAGCACAGAAGGTCAAGGTCTGTCTGCCCACGACAAAGGCCACGTGCAGAAGCTCTGTTCACTAAATATCTCATCTTTTCTCGTCTCTGAGATAAGGGAGAAGTGAGCGTAATTATGTGGTGCTGTCAGCTCTGAGAGGAATTCAGAGCAAAAGCCCCGAGTGCTGATTTActgcaaaggagagaatgagagTGACAGAGAGAATAGATAGAGATAAAATTCTCCAATCATTAAATCACCCCTTCCCCTCCACCCTGCTATCTGCACAAGAGTGTCACTCTGAGGAGAAAATAAAGAGGTgctaatgaaatattaatgcGTTCCTCATTTTTTGAGATTTACAttaatctctctttctccctcacCTCTCTTGAAATCTCTCTTGGTCCTGATGTTAGTAGTCGTCTAAGGAGACTCTCCAACACTCTTGATACGTTGCTCCtcttttcctccttttaaaATCCTAAATCACTTTCAAGCTCTGAGACAAGATGAAAACATTTATGCAAGCAGTCGAACCGTATGATTAGAATGTTAGGCGTGCTTTCAAACAGAAACCTCAAGCAGTGAACTTAACTCCCGGTGGGAGAGAGGGTAAGACAGGTGATGCTGTCAGCCACGTCTTTGTATGTTCTATACATGTGCCTAGAATTACAGCTCTCCATATGAGCTCCTGCTTGATACCTTGAATGTAGGACATATGTGCAAAATACCAAGAGTGCATCCAGACATCTGGAATGTCAATATTCTCTATGGTTATGTTTTAGAGTGGATTAACACAGAAGGAGGATATTAAGATCTATTCAGGTAAAGAGATGAAATAAACATATGCAATTAACCTATGAATGTCCCATCATGCTTACATCAGTTAATAAATGGATAATTAATTAGTGGGTAAATAATTAGGAAAGGaattgatataaataaaaaagtagaaaaatgtaataaaataaaataaaaacagaaacaatttaaaaagtaaaatagatataaaaatgtattcaaaatggtaaaaaacatttatagaaataaaacaaataaaatataatcgAAATAtacctgaaaaaaatatatacataaaataaattataataaataaaaaattgcattaCATAAAATGTGCAGTCATATGGGCTAAATATAACTGAGAAAAGAAAATCAGATTAATTTCATTTCTTGAAACAAGTCACCACAAATTCAAATTTAATTGAGTTAAAATTGAATtcaaaatttagaaaaaaacattttctaagaACCACTAAtacaatgttttcatatttaggGTCAATAAACAGTTGTAAAATGACACCTAATTACTACAGACATCCTCATTTATATCTATAAAACCTGAATCTGCTTGTCTGACTGAGTAATGAGTTCTGATCGGCTGAACCTCAGCTTTAGGTTTTTGAAAAAACAGAATAGAAGATCACTCTCTGCTTTCACTCTCATGTTTGAACGAGGCTCTTGATGCGGCCAGAACCACAAACACTCAACATACATGAAGCAAACCCACAGATGTGGTAAAACTTCAAAACAAGACACATCTGTGGTTTCGGACTGCCTCTAAGTAAAGCTTATTGTCATTAAAGATAATAGGACATTCCTGTCATAggaaaatttgattttaatgtcTATAGGCAGTGTAGACTTGAACATTACATtgaaacaaaatgtgaaatgtgtagTAGTTATTGTGAAACTATCAAAGCTGTCTTAAATAAAGCATTGTGTACTGAGccatacagtatgtattatCAAAGGATACtcattcataaaaagaaaagcattcaCTATTTTTCAGTGGTCTTGTGAACACACATGATTGAAGCAGTAGCCTCTCTGATGTTGTCATTAGCTTAATCGATGCATTTGTTTATGAGATATATCCATATTGGAAACgctattaacgttgatgtctagcttccgaCATCTCTCGAATGCATGTGAATCAGaagcttgtttttccggcagaTGATGCAGGCATGTCGTAAGTTCCAGTGACGAACGTggcatttttcgtttagttccaATAGGATAGCGTCTACTCTGGCGGGAGCTTTCGTCACCGTCATTTGCCAGAAAAACAAACCTCTGGTTCACGAGTATTTGAGAGATGACGGagctagacatcaacgttaataCCGCTGCCAATATGGATATTTATCTTAGAAAAACCCATCAATTCGCTtaagaagacctttgttaagaccacagagacGTGTCGAGCAGATCGGTGGATGGACTTTtagagcttcaaaaagtcaactCCCATTCTAACGCTTGGGGGTAAAATGATACATGGTATAATTACTCTGACATAttcagtacactgtaaaaagtgattttttgaTCTTGTAAATAATGGAAACATTATTCAAGTATGTTTTACACACGAATactattttgtctttttacttGAAAATGGCATGTTTAATTCAGAACATTACTTGCAGTTTCTTTGTCATTTATTGTTCCAAAATACatatgtaaatttaaattaaatctcCTAAGTAATATTTACTTAGTGTTCGCCATCTAATCAAATCACACCAAAAAATTAACAACTCAAGTAAAATTTACTCAATACAGTAATATAATTGATGCGCATGAGTCTTTGCCTCAGAGTCAGAACTGGCGCGCACAGAGGAAAGGAATCGAGACTTCACGACGGATAAAGTGAATTTTACCACGGTAAGTTATTAATATGGTCATTAAATAATTGAGCTATGTTTGCAGAAAAGTGTAGAGTTATTAAGCTATCTGCAGTCCCAGTCGTTTGTGCCTAAGttaccttttcttttttatcgAGTTACGGATGCTAGCAATGTTCATGCTAACAATGTTAACAGATTTTTGGATAACGTTAAAACATAAtcttagttttgttttgttaaacacatgaataacaGAGTTAAATCATTAATAAATGAAGCCATTAATTTAGTTGACAGACTTGCACCACCATCCGTTATTCGCAAATGGCATCTCTGTGGAAAACAATTGTCTTAACTTTTCAATAACGTTAATCTTGTCAGACGATTATTGTAAAAATGAGTTTTAACATCCGTGCAAACTTTGCTCGAGGCTTTGCCGTTGTGTTCGAGCATTCTGTCCCAGAAAAGTTCGAGCTGCCGAAATGTAATAATCACCCTGTTTTTCGCGTATTAATCACACAGGATTAATgttagtttttaaaatgcacGTGTAGGCCTACAAGGCAAATAGTACCTTGAAcgttaattttatttatgttgtttaccTATACTATCGATTATGATAGCTATACATAGAAATCGATAAGGTACTGCACTTTTGCAATTACACAAGTCTAAATGCTTAGACTTGTGTAATTGCAAAAGTAAATCTTAATTTCTTAACAATCAACCTTATTTAAGTTAAAGCCTGTATTTTTCATGATGTCCTTTTACTGACTAACATCCACTTTACAGGTGGTTGATATCTACAAGCAGTTGGAGATTCTAATTTGTTTCCATGTTTTCCATGTTACTCTTGAGTAAAAAAAGTTAGTGTAGTttaaaaaattatgataaatgATTCAAAATACATGCCATGAATGAGACCggcaaattattattttttatttacatgactGCATAACCACAGTCAATGAATTATAAAGGTAAATTGTAAGTTGTAAGCGTACTTCATATCAGTAAGAtcagtacatttatttaaaattgttaaaaaatgtattctgacaTGAACATTTCTTACATTCTTTTACAGATATTCCATTCCTTATTCAAGCTAATGCAAGGTAAGTTGGCAATACTTTATAACAGCACACTTCACAGATAGATAGCAATAAGTATGCATTCACATgtacatcatttgtttactGTAGGTGCCAGACCATGAGGTGGTTATGtaaaaaatgcagctttcagtcaAACCGAAGACTACAGCTATTAAAACACTTAAGGCTCAAACATGGAAATGCAGGCCGTCAATCATCAATACCATGTCTTTATGCTGATTGTccttgttcatttaaaacatttaatgccCTTCAGATACACTTATCCCGAAACCACACAGAATCAGACAAACCAAGTGAGGTGCTGTCATTTAGTTGTCTAATATGCAGTTCAATTCCATTCTCTTCGGAGAAGCAATATTTTGAGCACCTTAGAAGCCATATGAGGAGGTACGAGGTAGTGACATGTGTGTTCAAAAACTGCAGCTTCagtacaaacatttattcaaccttTGCGACTCATAAACACAGGAAACACAATACATCCTccattgaagattttaaaactGAAGTCTTGAAAAAATACCCAAACACTGCTGCTTTTCAAAATGATCTAGAGGTGTGTGATGATGACACAGAACTTGATGAAACTTTGGTTGATGCAGAAGAGAACTTGCCCGAAGTTGTAAAAACGAAGTTTGGACAACTTCTTCTAAAGTTGCAAAGTAATTTCAATGTGTCAGGCAAGTGTATTGATCATATTGTAGATGACCTTCAGTTCCTCTCTTCCTCTGCATCTGCTCCAGTTTTGAAAGATGTTGTTGAGTCCACTTTGAAGAAACATAACTGTGAAGTACATTCAGCGGTTATCTCAGATTTGGTGAAAAATCTTTGTGAATCACACCCTTTAAGTTCAGCTTTAGGGAAAGATGGGCCtttttcaacatcatttaaGAGGTCACAATTCatgaaagcacatttttcaGTCATTGAACCAGTAGAATACATACTACACAATAAAGACAACAGAACATTTCAGTATGTTCCAATACTGCAGTCGTTATTGCAAATCTTGAAGAATGTAGAGGAAAAAGACTTTTTCACTCAAAGAAAATCTGGATGTGCATCACAATACCAGTCCTTCCAAGATGGATCTCACTTCTGTAAAAACGATTTTTTTGCTGGAGATGAGAACAGATTAAGTCTTATTCTGTATATCGATGACTTTGAAGTGTGCAACCCTTTGGGAACTTCCCGCAAGATCCACAAAGTCACGGCCGTCTATTGGGTGTTAGGAAACTTTCCAGCATATGCACGATCAACATTAGCTTCTATTTATTTAGCTATTCTGTGCAAAGCAGATGACACAAAGCGATTTGGATTTCAGAAAGTTTTAGAGCCACTCCTGACAGATCTTCAAAGCTTGGAAAAAGATGGTGTTTTTATTCCAAGTTTAGGAAAAATCATGAAAGGCACTGTGGTGAGCGTGGTGGCTGATAATTTGGGGGCCCATTCTTTGGGAGGATTCGTTGAAAACTTCACAGGATCTAATGTCTGCAGATTTTGTCTCGGAGAAAGGTCCCAGTTTCAGACCACAGAAGTAAGATCTGGACTTTTTCAGAGGAGAGATAAAGAGCAGCACAGTCTGCATGTTGAGACGATTTTGTCAAGTCCTATTTCCACTCCTTGCTATGGTGTGAAAAAACAGTGTGCACTGTCTGAAAAACTTCGACATTTTCATGTAACATCTGGTTACCCACCAGATGTGTTACATGACCTTCTTGAAGGTGTCGTTCCATTGGAACTGGcgttgtcatttcaagccttcatcaagaagaaatatttttctcttgtgGAGCTCAATACTTGCATTCAACAGTTCCCTTATAAGTGGAGTGACCAAACAAATCGTCCACATTTGATTCCTGCTCATTTTGCTACCAAAAGATCTGTAGGAGGCAATGCACATGAAAACTGGTGTCTGTTGCGTCTGTTGCCTCTCATAATAGGTTTGAAAGTACCTGAGGATGATGAAATATGGCAGATGTTAATGACCTTAAAAGACATCGTGGAACTTGCAGTGGCCCCAGTTCATACTGAGCAGAGCATCTGCTACCTTGGCACTTTAATATCTGAGCACCGAAACAGATTTCTGCAAGTTTTTCCTCAAGAAAGGCTCCTCCCCAAACACCACTTTCTCGAGCACTACCCTGAGCTTATTCAGGAATTTGGTCCTTTGGTAGCCCTTTGGACCATGCGATTTGAAGCTAAACATggctttttcaaaaaaattgtcAGACAAACAGGCTGTTTCAGGAACATACTGCTGTCCCTTGCGAAAAAACACCAGCTCATGATTGCATTGCATCTCCATGATTCAAATGTGACAAAGTCATCACTTTCAGTCACAACAACTTCACAAGTCTCTGTGGATGTGCTAAAGGATGGCATAAAAGATTTGGTGCAACACAGGTATCCACATGTCACAGTGGTGCATGTTGCAAATAATGTGCACTTCTCAGGCACCAACTACAAACCGGGGATGTTGCTATGTTATGGTTTCACTGCAGACTTGCCAGACTTTTCTGAGGTGCTACAGATTATCTTGGTTTGTAACAAACTGGCCTTTGTTGTCAGACTACTAAGCACATGGTATAATGAGCACTTTAGGAGCTATGAGTTGGAACACACAATCAACATTCAGATACTGGAGCAAAACGAAATGGTTGACTACTATCCTCTGGCTGCATACACTGTTGCAGGAAGACGACTGACTACCTTAAAGCACTACATTTCCCCTTCTGTTTAGGTGCATGTTTATCAAAGTTAATATTGTAGTGAATTCATATTGTAATGAATTgtgttaattaatttttttgtatctgtTGCAGATGTGCACCCCAGCAAAGCTGCGATTAGTTTTTGGAGAGAATGATGTTCGCAAATTGGTTCTGCCCTCAGGCATCCCCAGCACTCTCCAGGACCTTAAAAGGATAATACAAGAAACATTCAATATTCCAGAATGCTATAGTTTGATGTACGAAGACATGGAATTTGGGGGCCAGTTTTTCAATTTGGACTCAGTAGATGATGTGCAGGATAAATGTACTCTGAAAGTAGTACAAACTGAACCCGTCACCCTAAATCTAGTTGTTATGAATAGATCAACTCTACCAACAGAGTCCGATGCCAGATCCTGCAGTTCTCAGGACACTGTTGTGCTGACTCCTGTAAGTGACACTTACCTTTCTTCTGACTCCAAATCCACCGGCTCTCAGGACACTGTTCTTCTATTGTCCACTGAGACTCACGCATCATGCCGTTCTCAAGGATGGCCAACAAAGTTTATAGTACCTACTTTCTCCTTTGATACTGAGCTCTTGCTTTCAGATGGAAACAAAGCCTACCAAAAGGACGGCACTCTCTTGAACAATCATAGAGTGACAAGTAGTGTCCTTGAGACACTAGCAGAGACAATATTTCAATACACTGCATATCCGACGGGTGTCCAAATTATGAATGTAGTGGAGATGTTGATTGAGAAGTATCCATGCCTCAAAGAGCCAGGGTCCTATAATGCACAATATGGATGGCAACAaaggataaaatataaaatgggaAATTATCGAGCCAAATTAAGAGGTAGCCAGCTTTCCTGCCCAGAGCTTGAGGTGAACCAAAAAAGGAAGACAATTGAAAACCCCACTCCAAAAGGCCTCAAAAGACCTAGGAAGGCTGAAGTAAATTACTTGCCACCATTTCCATTTGGGGAAACAGGAGAAAGTTTAGAGAAGGAGAGACTAGATCTCCTTAATGaaattaggaaaaaaaacaacaaaaacataattggtGAGAAAATGGAGAAGACTTTCTCCTATCGAAGAACAGAAGTAGTTAAGAACTGCCCTGCTGTTAAAGATTTCATGGAGAGATGGCCAGCCCTTTTCTGTGAATCTGAGGTAAACTTTAGTTAT
The sequence above is drawn from the Triplophysa dalaica isolate WHDGS20190420 chromosome 15, ASM1584641v1, whole genome shotgun sequence genome and encodes:
- the LOC130437360 gene encoding uncharacterized protein LOC130437360, yielding MCTPAKLRLVFGENDVRKLVLPSGIPSTLQDLKRIIQETFNIPECYSLMYEDMEFGGQFFNLDSVDDVQDKCTLKVVQTEPVTLNLVVMNRSTLPTESDARSCSSQDTVVLTPVSDTYLSSDSKSTGSQDTVLLLSTETHASCRSQGWPTKFIVPTFSFDTELLLSDGNKAYQKDGTLLNNHRVTSSVLETLAETIFQYTAYPTGVQIMNVVEMLIEKYPCLKEPGSYNAQYGWQQRIKYKMGNYRAKLRGSQLSCPELEVNQKRKTIENPTPKGLKRPRKAEVNYLPPFPFGETGESLEKERLDLLNEIRKKNNKNIIGEKMEKTFSYRRTEVVKNCPAVKDFMERWPALFCESEIKNEFRRITTISLERTFLEKLDFYTPKLLALFEMKGGVAGIRIRHLLDSLSQEEDRLEDRRDVVIRCLLSFLGESAEELIEDHQDISREMIKDTFSSHVMKIIVLSRSVEEEDASMSDVIIVIEGTEVLLGCKNLANACLSLMGCIYSLNLSYPPKLRNTFEVFQKIFLGLDALKFSPKVNSLHRKILM